One part of the Paraburkholderia flagellata genome encodes these proteins:
- the ybiB gene encoding DNA-binding protein YbiB, producing MTTADSTDIFPCARFIKEIGRGPHGARSLSSEDTHALYAAMLDGRVPELELGAVLLAYRLKGETAEELAAMLRAAHASFVPIATPAGDYRPVSIPSYNGARKQPNLVPLLALLLAREGVPTLVHGVTTDPGRVTSAEIFAALNHPEVHDHAEIEAQLASSRAAFSSIATLAPQLGRLLSLRRRMGVRNSTHTLVKLLQPFAEPGLRLVNYTHPPYRESLSALFAAHPDAAVGGALLARGTEGEAVADTRRQVQVDWLHDGICETLIEPERSSPGAPEVDLPEGRDAPTTAAWIEAVLRGEAPVPEAIARQIETIKRIAKR from the coding sequence ATGACCACCGCCGACTCCACCGACATCTTCCCGTGCGCCCGCTTCATCAAGGAGATCGGCCGCGGACCGCACGGCGCTCGCTCGCTCTCGTCCGAGGACACCCACGCGCTCTATGCCGCTATGCTCGACGGCCGCGTGCCGGAGCTTGAGCTAGGTGCGGTGCTGCTCGCCTATCGCCTCAAGGGCGAAACCGCCGAGGAACTGGCTGCCATGCTGCGCGCAGCACACGCGTCGTTCGTACCGATCGCGACGCCGGCAGGCGACTACCGGCCTGTTTCGATCCCTAGCTACAACGGCGCGCGCAAGCAGCCGAATCTCGTGCCGCTGCTCGCCCTGCTGCTCGCGCGCGAAGGCGTGCCGACGCTCGTGCACGGCGTCACCACCGATCCGGGCCGTGTGACGAGCGCGGAAATCTTCGCGGCGCTGAACCACCCCGAAGTACACGATCACGCCGAAATCGAGGCGCAACTGGCGTCGAGCCGCGCGGCGTTTTCTTCGATCGCAACGCTCGCGCCCCAGCTCGGACGTCTGCTTTCGCTGCGTCGGCGCATGGGTGTGCGCAACTCAACGCATACGCTCGTCAAGCTGCTCCAACCGTTCGCCGAGCCGGGCCTGCGCCTCGTGAACTACACGCACCCGCCGTACCGGGAAAGCCTGAGCGCGCTCTTCGCGGCGCATCCGGACGCGGCTGTCGGCGGCGCGTTGCTCGCGCGTGGCACCGAAGGCGAAGCGGTCGCCGATACGCGACGCCAGGTGCAGGTGGACTGGCTGCACGACGGCATCTGCGAGACGCTGATCGAGCCGGAGCGTTCATCCCCCGGCGCTCCCGAAGTCGATCTTCCGGAAGGTCGCGATGCGCCTACTACGGCGGCATGGATCGAAGCCGTGCTGCGCGGCGAAGCGCCGGTGCCCGAAGCCATCGCGCGTCAGATCGAGACGATCAAGCGTATCGCGAAGCGCTGA
- a CDS encoding fumarylacetoacetate hydrolase family protein, giving the protein MTYVFEPAALASVPVAGSDSRFPVRRIYCVGRNYEAHAREMGHDPNREPPFFFSKPADAVLYVAPGSTAEFPYPAQSKNVHFEMELVAAIGKGGKDIPLASALDHVYGYALGLDMTRRDLQGEAKKLGRPWDTAKGFDHSAPIGPIHPVSKIGQLAKGEIWLAVNGEEKQRSDISQMIWPVADTIAFLSTLFELKAGDLIYTGTPEGVGAVVKGDLMTGGVAGIGEFAVRVV; this is encoded by the coding sequence ATGACGTACGTATTCGAACCGGCGGCGCTCGCCTCGGTGCCGGTGGCCGGCAGCGACTCGCGTTTCCCCGTGCGGCGCATCTACTGCGTTGGCCGCAACTACGAAGCGCATGCGCGCGAGATGGGCCACGATCCGAACCGTGAGCCGCCGTTCTTCTTCTCCAAACCCGCCGACGCCGTGCTCTATGTCGCGCCCGGTTCGACCGCCGAGTTTCCGTATCCCGCGCAATCGAAGAACGTGCATTTCGAGATGGAACTTGTCGCGGCGATTGGCAAGGGCGGCAAGGATATTCCGCTCGCAAGCGCGCTCGACCATGTCTACGGCTATGCGCTCGGCCTCGATATGACGCGTCGCGACTTGCAAGGCGAGGCGAAGAAGCTCGGTCGTCCATGGGATACGGCCAAGGGCTTCGATCATTCGGCGCCTATCGGCCCGATCCATCCGGTTTCGAAGATCGGCCAGCTCGCGAAGGGCGAGATTTGGCTCGCGGTCAACGGCGAGGAAAAGCAACGCTCGGACATCTCGCAGATGATCTGGCCGGTTGCCGACACGATCGCGTTCCTTTCGACGCTGTTCGAACTCAAGGCTGGCGACCTGATCTACACGGGCACGCCCGAAGGCGTGGGCGCTGTCGTGAAGGGCGACCTGATGACGGGCGGTGTGGCAGGGATCGGCGAATTCGCGGTGCGGGTCGTCTGA
- the maiA gene encoding maleylacetoacetate isomerase → MKLYSYFRSSASYRVRIALNLKKLSYEYVPVHLVRDGGEQLKPAYRQVNPDAIVPAFVDDEGHTLQQSLAIIEYLEETHPEPPLLPKSPADRAHVRSLALQVACEIHPVDNLRVLKYLKHTVGADDATKDAWYRHWIEAGFETLEQRLAIDSRTGKLSFGDTPTIADLCIVPQVYNANRFKIDTTRYPTIQRINDYALTLDAFARAAPGVQPDSE, encoded by the coding sequence ATGAAGCTTTACAGCTATTTCCGCAGTTCGGCATCGTATCGAGTGCGCATTGCGCTGAATCTGAAGAAACTTTCGTACGAGTACGTGCCGGTCCATCTCGTGCGCGATGGCGGGGAGCAGCTCAAGCCTGCCTACCGCCAGGTCAATCCCGACGCGATCGTGCCGGCTTTCGTCGACGACGAAGGGCACACGCTCCAGCAGTCGCTCGCGATCATCGAGTATCTGGAGGAGACGCATCCCGAGCCGCCGCTGCTGCCGAAGTCGCCCGCCGATCGCGCGCACGTTCGCTCGCTCGCGCTGCAGGTGGCATGCGAGATTCACCCGGTGGACAACCTGCGCGTGCTGAAGTACCTCAAGCACACCGTTGGCGCGGACGACGCGACGAAAGACGCGTGGTACCGCCACTGGATCGAGGCGGGTTTTGAGACGCTGGAACAGCGGCTCGCCATCGATTCCCGCACGGGCAAGCTCTCTTTCGGTGACACGCCCACCATCGCCGATCTTTGCATCGTGCCGCAGGTCTACAACGCGAACCGGTTCAAGATCGACACGACGCGCTACCCGACCATTCAGCGCATCAACGACTACGCGCTCACGCTCGACGCGTTCGCGCGCGCCGCACCGGGCGTGCAGCCGGATTCGGAGTGA
- the ftsY gene encoding signal recognition particle-docking protein FtsY codes for MFSFFKRFRGSKDDENASAENAQGEATLEAPDEAVEAPASTARETQPAPSVPPAVTAPSVTAPPKPVALPQATAASDDEPETVEIVPPPALEPAAKQSWLKRLRSGLSKTGSNIQSIFVNAKIDDDLYEELETALLMSDAGVDATEYLLETLRQKVRAERLTDAQQVKNALRELLIGLLKPLEKSLMLGRAQPLVMMIAGVNGAGKTTSIGKLAKHLQSFDQSVLLAAGDTFRAAAREQLAIWGQRNNVTVVQQESGDPAAVIFDAVSAARARRLDVVMADTAGRLPTQLHLMDELKKVKRVIGKAFDGAPHEVLLVIDANTGQNALTQVKAFDDALGLTGLIVTKLDGTAKGGILAAIARQRPIPVYFIGVGEKVEDLQPFVAEEFADALLGG; via the coding sequence ATGTTCAGCTTCTTCAAACGATTCCGCGGCTCGAAGGACGACGAGAACGCGTCGGCCGAGAACGCACAGGGCGAAGCCACGCTCGAGGCGCCGGACGAGGCCGTTGAGGCGCCCGCCAGTACGGCGCGCGAAACGCAGCCTGCGCCGTCCGTTCCACCGGCCGTGACCGCGCCGTCCGTCACCGCTCCGCCCAAGCCTGTCGCGCTGCCGCAAGCCACCGCCGCCAGCGACGACGAACCGGAAACCGTCGAGATCGTCCCGCCGCCCGCGCTCGAGCCCGCCGCAAAGCAATCCTGGCTCAAGCGCCTGAGGTCGGGGCTATCGAAAACAGGCTCGAACATCCAGAGCATTTTCGTCAACGCAAAGATCGACGACGATCTGTACGAGGAGCTCGAAACCGCGCTGCTGATGTCGGATGCGGGCGTCGACGCCACCGAATATCTGCTCGAAACGCTGCGCCAGAAAGTGCGCGCCGAGCGCCTGACCGACGCGCAGCAGGTCAAGAATGCCCTGCGCGAGCTGCTCATCGGCCTGCTCAAGCCGCTCGAAAAGTCGCTCATGCTCGGCCGCGCCCAGCCGCTCGTGATGATGATCGCGGGCGTGAACGGCGCGGGCAAGACCACCAGCATCGGCAAGCTGGCGAAGCATCTGCAGAGCTTCGACCAGAGTGTGCTGCTCGCCGCGGGCGACACCTTCCGCGCCGCCGCGCGCGAACAGCTCGCCATCTGGGGCCAGCGCAACAACGTGACGGTCGTGCAACAGGAAAGCGGCGACCCGGCCGCGGTGATCTTCGACGCCGTGAGCGCCGCACGCGCACGCCGCCTCGACGTGGTGATGGCCGACACCGCGGGCCGCCTGCCCACGCAATTGCATCTGATGGACGAGCTGAAGAAGGTCAAGCGCGTGATCGGCAAGGCATTCGACGGTGCGCCGCACGAGGTGCTGCTCGTGATCGATGCGAATACGGGCCAGAACGCACTCACGCAGGTCAAGGCGTTCGACGACGCGCTCGGCCTCACTGGCCTGATCGTGACGAAGCTCGATGGCACCGCCAAGGGCGGCATTCTCGCCGCGATCGCGCGGCAACGCCCGATTCCCGTGTATTTCATCGGCGTGGGCGAGAAGGTCGAAGACCTGCAGCCGTTCGTGGCCGAGGAATTCGCCGACGCGCTGCTTGGCGGCTAA
- the rsmD gene encoding 16S rRNA (guanine(966)-N(2))-methyltransferase RsmD, with protein sequence MTRSSSSRGQGGRSHQSDPRARGGGAHTVRIIGGDWKRTPLPVLDLDGLRPTPDRVRETLFNWLGQRLDGLRCLDLFAGSGGLGFEAASRGAARVVMVERSARAAAQLRANQARLGARMIEIAEADALRLAANLAPGSFDVVFLDPPFGDTALLERSLELAAPLVATGGWLYVECGEPVDPAARPALAGWSVVREGKAGAVHYHLLQRENEE encoded by the coding sequence ATGACCCGTTCCTCATCCTCACGTGGCCAAGGCGGCCGCTCCCATCAGTCCGATCCGCGCGCGCGTGGCGGCGGCGCACACACGGTCCGCATCATCGGCGGCGACTGGAAGCGCACGCCGCTGCCGGTGCTCGATCTCGATGGGCTACGCCCGACCCCCGACCGCGTGCGCGAAACGCTCTTCAACTGGCTCGGCCAGCGCCTCGACGGCCTGCGCTGCCTCGACCTGTTCGCGGGCAGCGGCGGCCTTGGCTTCGAGGCGGCCTCGCGCGGCGCCGCTCGTGTCGTGATGGTGGAGCGCAGCGCGCGCGCCGCTGCGCAGTTGCGCGCGAATCAGGCCCGCCTTGGCGCGCGCATGATCGAAATCGCGGAAGCCGACGCCCTGCGCCTCGCGGCCAATCTCGCACCAGGCTCGTTCGATGTGGTATTCCTCGATCCGCCGTTCGGCGACACCGCGCTGCTCGAGCGCTCGCTCGAACTGGCCGCGCCGCTTGTCGCCACGGGTGGATGGCTTTACGTGGAATGTGGCGAGCCGGTCGACCCGGCTGCGCGGCCCGCGCTCGCGGGCTGGAGCGTGGTGCGCGAGGGCAAGGCGGGTGCGGTTCACTATCATTTGCTGCAGCGCGAAAATGAGGAATAA
- the coaD gene encoding pantetheine-phosphate adenylyltransferase → MVVAVYPGTFDPLTRGHEDLVRRASSIFDTLVVGVADSRNKKPFFSLEERLEIAHEVLGHYPNVQVMSFKGLLKDFVRTNNARVIVRGLRAVSDFEYEFQMAGMNRYLLPDVETMFMTPSDQYQFISGTIVREIAQLGGDVSKFVFPSVEKRLQDKVASMGGPVTKA, encoded by the coding sequence ATGGTAGTCGCCGTGTACCCCGGTACCTTCGACCCGCTCACGCGTGGCCACGAAGATCTCGTGCGGCGCGCGTCGAGCATTTTCGACACGCTGGTAGTCGGCGTTGCGGACAGCCGCAACAAGAAGCCTTTCTTCTCGCTCGAAGAGCGGCTCGAGATTGCCCACGAGGTGCTCGGCCATTATCCGAATGTCCAGGTCATGAGCTTCAAGGGGCTCCTGAAGGACTTCGTGCGCACCAACAACGCACGCGTGATCGTGCGCGGCCTGCGTGCGGTGTCGGACTTCGAGTACGAATTTCAGATGGCGGGCATGAACCGCTATTTGCTGCCCGACGTCGAGACGATGTTCATGACGCCTTCGGACCAGTATCAGTTCATTTCGGGCACGATTGTGCGTGAAATCGCCCAGTTGGGCGGAGATGTCAGCAAGTTCGTGTTTCCTTCCGTGGAAAAGCGCTTGCAGGACAAGGTGGCCTCGATGGGCGGCCCGGTGACGAAGGCGTGA
- a CDS encoding YfhL family 4Fe-4S dicluster ferredoxin, translating into MALMITDECINCDVCEPECPNDAISMGPEIYVIDPGKCTECVGHFDEPQCIQVCPVECIPKNPEHVESPEQLMQKYHALMAAKNAA; encoded by the coding sequence ATGGCCCTGATGATTACCGACGAGTGCATCAATTGCGACGTGTGCGAGCCCGAGTGCCCGAACGACGCGATCTCGATGGGTCCGGAAATCTATGTGATCGACCCGGGCAAGTGCACCGAGTGTGTCGGCCATTTCGATGAGCCGCAGTGCATTCAGGTGTGCCCGGTGGAGTGCATTCCCAAGAATCCTGAGCATGTCGAGTCGCCCGAGCAACTGATGCAGAAGTACCATGCGCTGATGGCGGCAAAGAACGCCGCCTGA
- the hisC gene encoding histidinol-phosphate transaminase, producing MSRYWSDIVNRLVPYVPGEQPALAKPVKLNTNENPYAPSPRVLEAIRHELGETGESLRRYPDPVAKRLRAAVAAHHGIRAEQVFVGNGSDEVLAHAFQALLKHDKPILFPDITYSFYPTYARLYEVEYRTVPLTAQFTIRVDDYLQPNGGVIFPNPNAPTGHALPLAEIERLVAANLESVVVIDEAYVDFGAESAIALIDRYPNLLVVHTTSKSRSLAGMRVGFAFGHPDLIDALNRVKDSFNSYPLDRLAQAAATAAYEDAEWLKTTSARVIASRERLAAALSALGFEVVPSAANFVFARHPAHDAAAIAAKLREREIFVRHFNAPRVNQHLRISIGTDAECDTLVDALKAIVA from the coding sequence TTGAGTCGTTACTGGAGTGACATCGTCAACCGGCTCGTGCCCTACGTGCCGGGCGAACAGCCCGCGCTCGCGAAGCCGGTCAAGCTCAACACCAACGAGAACCCCTATGCGCCCTCCCCGCGCGTGCTCGAGGCGATCCGCCACGAGTTGGGCGAGACGGGCGAGTCGCTGCGCCGCTATCCCGACCCCGTCGCGAAGCGCCTGCGCGCCGCTGTGGCCGCGCATCACGGCATCCGCGCGGAACAGGTGTTCGTCGGCAACGGCTCGGACGAGGTGCTGGCCCACGCGTTCCAGGCACTGCTCAAGCACGACAAGCCGATCCTCTTTCCTGATATCACTTACAGCTTCTACCCGACCTACGCGCGGCTCTACGAGGTCGAGTACCGCACGGTGCCGCTTACCGCGCAGTTCACGATTCGCGTCGACGATTACCTGCAGCCGAATGGCGGCGTGATCTTTCCGAATCCGAACGCGCCCACGGGTCACGCGCTGCCACTAGCGGAAATCGAGCGGCTTGTCGCTGCGAACCTGGAATCGGTGGTGGTGATCGACGAAGCCTATGTGGATTTCGGCGCCGAATCGGCAATCGCGTTGATCGACCGCTATCCCAACTTGCTGGTCGTGCACACGACTTCGAAGTCGCGCTCGCTCGCGGGCATGCGGGTGGGCTTCGCGTTCGGTCACCCCGATCTCATCGACGCGCTCAACCGCGTGAAGGACAGCTTCAACTCGTACCCGCTCGACCGCCTCGCGCAAGCCGCTGCGACGGCCGCTTACGAAGACGCCGAATGGCTCAAGACGACGAGCGCGCGCGTGATCGCGAGCCGCGAGCGACTCGCGGCCGCGCTCTCGGCGCTCGGCTTCGAGGTCGTACCTTCGGCGGCAAATTTCGTATTCGCGAGGCATCCTGCGCATGACGCGGCGGCAATTGCGGCCAAACTGCGCGAAAGAGAGATCTTCGTGCGCCATTTCAACGCGCCGCGCGTGAACCAGCATCTGCGTATCTCGATCGGCACCGATGCCGAGTGCGATACGCTCGTCGATGCGTTGAAGGCCATCGTCGCGTAA
- the pth gene encoding aminoacyl-tRNA hydrolase, producing MIRLIVGLGNPGAEYTATRHNAGFWFVDQLAREAGTTLRDERRFHGHYAKARLYGEEVHLLEPQTYMNRSGQSVVALAAFFKILPDEILVAHDELDLPPGTVKLKLAGGSGGHNGLKDISAHLSTQQYWRLRIGIGHPRDLIPEGARAGARPDVANFVLKPPRREEQDVIDASIERALAVMPTFVKGEAERAVMQLHRNG from the coding sequence ATGATCAGGTTGATCGTCGGGCTCGGCAATCCGGGCGCCGAATACACGGCGACGCGCCACAACGCGGGCTTCTGGTTCGTGGACCAGCTCGCGCGCGAAGCCGGCACGACGCTGCGCGACGAGCGGCGCTTCCACGGCCACTATGCGAAGGCGCGCCTCTACGGCGAGGAAGTGCATCTGCTCGAGCCGCAGACCTATATGAACCGCTCGGGGCAATCGGTCGTGGCCCTCGCGGCCTTCTTCAAGATCCTGCCCGATGAGATCCTCGTCGCGCACGACGAGCTCGATCTGCCTCCCGGCACCGTCAAGCTCAAGCTCGCCGGCGGCAGCGGCGGCCACAACGGCCTGAAGGATATTTCCGCGCATCTATCGACCCAGCAGTACTGGCGCTTGCGCATCGGCATTGGCCATCCGCGCGATCTGATTCCCGAAGGCGCACGCGCAGGCGCCAGGCCCGATGTCGCGAACTTCGTGCTCAAGCCGCCGCGCCGCGAAGAGCAGGACGTGATCGACGCCTCGATCGAGCGGGCGCTCGCCGTGATGCCGACGTTCGTAAAGGGCGAGGCCGAACGCGCGGTGATGCAGTTGCATCGCAATGGTTGA
- a CDS encoding 50S ribosomal protein L25/general stress protein Ctc, with protein MKVIAFERNLQGTGASRRLRIAGKTPGIVYGVGAEPQLIEVDHNALWHALKKESFHSSILDLEVAGKSQQVLLRDVQYHPFRQLVLHVDFQRVDPNKKLHTKVPLHFMNQETNPAVKTGGAIISHVLAEIEVQCLPGQLPEFIEVDLAKIEAGQSLHAKDITLPAGVTLVSHVESENPVVVSAPVPAGAQAAAEGEEAPAAE; from the coding sequence ATGAAAGTCATCGCTTTCGAGCGTAACCTGCAAGGTACGGGTGCGAGCCGCCGCCTGCGCATTGCTGGCAAGACCCCTGGCATCGTTTACGGTGTCGGCGCCGAGCCGCAACTGATCGAAGTCGATCACAACGCGCTGTGGCACGCCCTCAAGAAGGAATCCTTCCACTCGTCGATCCTCGACCTCGAAGTGGCCGGCAAGTCGCAGCAAGTGCTGCTGCGCGACGTGCAATACCATCCGTTCCGTCAGCTCGTGCTGCACGTGGACTTCCAGCGCGTGGATCCGAACAAGAAGCTCCACACGAAGGTGCCCCTGCACTTCATGAACCAGGAAACCAACCCGGCTGTGAAGACGGGTGGCGCGATCATCTCGCACGTTCTGGCTGAAATCGAAGTCCAGTGCCTGCCGGGCCAACTGCCGGAATTCATCGAAGTCGACCTCGCCAAGATCGAAGCTGGCCAGTCGCTGCACGCCAAGGACATCACCCTGCCCGCAGGCGTGACGCTCGTCTCGCACGTGGAAAGCGAAAACCCGGTCGTCGTGTCGGCACCCGTGCCGGCTGGCGCCCAGGCGGCTGCTGAAGGCGAAGAAGCGCCGGCTGCTGAGTAA
- a CDS encoding ribose-phosphate pyrophosphokinase, translating into MSSHDGLMVFTGNANPALAQEVVKILGIPLGKAMVSRFSDGEIQVEIQENVRGKDVFVLQSTCAPTNDNLMELMIMVDALKRASAGRITAAIPYFGYARQDRRPRSARVAISAKVVANMLEIAGVERIITMDLHADQIQGFFDIPVDNIYATPVLLGDLRKQNYENLLVVSPDVGGVVRARALAKQLNCDLAIIDKRRPKANVAEVMNIIGEVEGRTCVIMDDMVDTAGTLCKAAQVLKERGAKKVFAYATHPVLSGGAGERIAASALDELVVTDTIPLGAEARSCAKIRSLTSAGLLAETFSRIRRGDSVMSLFAES; encoded by the coding sequence ATGAGCAGCCATGACGGCCTGATGGTTTTTACTGGCAACGCAAATCCCGCGCTTGCCCAGGAAGTCGTCAAGATCCTCGGTATTCCCCTCGGCAAGGCTATGGTTAGCCGCTTTTCCGACGGTGAAATCCAGGTCGAAATCCAGGAAAACGTGCGTGGCAAGGACGTCTTCGTCCTTCAGTCGACCTGCGCGCCGACCAACGACAACCTGATGGAACTGATGATCATGGTCGATGCGCTCAAGCGCGCATCCGCAGGCCGGATCACAGCAGCGATCCCCTACTTCGGCTATGCCCGTCAAGACCGCCGCCCCCGTTCGGCGCGCGTCGCCATCTCGGCGAAGGTCGTGGCGAACATGCTGGAAATCGCCGGCGTCGAACGGATCATCACGATGGATCTGCACGCCGACCAGATTCAGGGCTTCTTCGATATTCCCGTCGACAACATCTACGCTACGCCCGTGCTGCTCGGCGATCTGCGCAAGCAGAACTACGAGAACCTGCTGGTCGTTTCGCCGGACGTCGGCGGCGTGGTGCGCGCCCGTGCGCTCGCCAAGCAACTGAATTGCGATCTCGCCATCATCGACAAGCGTCGTCCGAAGGCGAACGTCGCCGAAGTGATGAACATCATCGGCGAAGTCGAAGGCCGCACCTGCGTGATCATGGACGACATGGTCGACACCGCCGGCACGCTCTGCAAGGCAGCGCAAGTGCTGAAGGAACGCGGCGCGAAGAAGGTGTTCGCTTACGCCACGCACCCGGTTCTCTCGGGTGGCGCAGGCGAGCGTATCGCCGCCTCGGCGCTCGACGAGCTGGTCGTCACCGACACAATTCCGCTGGGCGCCGAAGCGCGTTCGTGCGCGAAGATCCGCTCGCTCACGAGCGCAGGTCTTCTCGCCGAAACGTTCTCGCGCATCCGTCGCGGCGACTCGGTGATGTCGCTCTTCGCGGAAAGCTGA
- the ispE gene encoding 4-(cytidine 5'-diphospho)-2-C-methyl-D-erythritol kinase: MIETQDSLRDCLAPAKLNLFLHITGRRPNGYHDLQTVFQLLDWGDTLHFTRRQDGRITRTVEVEGVPAEHDLTVRAAKLLKEHTGTNEGVEIDIEKRLPMGAGLGGGSSDAATTLLALNRLWKLNLQREELQALALKLGADVPFFVFGKNAFAEGVGEALEAVQLPPRHFLVVTPRVHVPTAEIFSENSLTRDTKTCTIAVFLAQQLAGSKQQNGWPDSFGHNDMQAVVAGKYAEVAQVLRWFESVSSSIAPARMTGSGASVFAAFASRSEAESAQAKLLAEQPDWRSAVASSLNTHPLFAFAA; the protein is encoded by the coding sequence ATGATCGAAACCCAGGACTCGCTGCGCGACTGCCTAGCGCCCGCGAAACTCAATCTCTTCCTGCACATCACGGGTCGCCGTCCCAATGGCTATCACGATCTGCAGACCGTGTTCCAGTTACTCGACTGGGGCGACACACTGCATTTCACACGCCGCCAGGACGGCCGCATCACGCGCACCGTAGAAGTGGAAGGCGTGCCGGCCGAGCACGACCTCACCGTGCGCGCAGCGAAGCTGCTCAAGGAACATACGGGCACGAACGAGGGCGTCGAGATCGATATCGAAAAGCGTCTGCCGATGGGCGCGGGTCTTGGTGGCGGCAGCTCGGACGCGGCCACGACGCTGCTCGCGCTCAACCGCCTCTGGAAGCTCAACTTGCAGCGAGAAGAATTGCAGGCGCTCGCACTCAAGCTGGGCGCGGACGTACCCTTCTTCGTGTTCGGGAAAAATGCATTCGCGGAGGGTGTTGGAGAAGCATTGGAGGCTGTACAATTGCCCCCGCGTCATTTTTTGGTCGTGACGCCGCGGGTTCATGTTCCTACTGCTGAGATTTTTTCGGAAAACTCGTTGACAAGGGACACAAAGACCTGCACAATAGCAGTCTTTCTTGCACAGCAACTTGCAGGTAGCAAGCAGCAGAACGGATGGCCAGACAGCTTCGGTCATAACGATATGCAAGCGGTTGTCGCAGGAAAATACGCGGAAGTAGCGCAGGTGCTTCGATGGTTTGAGAGTGTCTCAAGCAGCATCGCACCAGCGCGGATGACCGGATCGGGTGCCAGCGTTTTTGCAGCATTCGCCAGTCGGTCCGAAGCAGAATCGGCACAAGCCAAACTGCTTGCGGAACAACCGGACTGGAGAAGCGCGGTAGCCTCGAGTCTGAATACGCATCCACTCTTCGCTTTCGCGGCATAG
- the lolB gene encoding lipoprotein insertase outer membrane protein LolB → MADFFTSVSPKAHSAARAARFVRRASLGAAAAALLVLAGCATQQPPRQPSTSNATTSLTTQTSRAYHGRFAVQYVDQNGQQRNAYGNFDLRETDSTVTLQLLNPLGQTLALVTSAPSQATLELPNRQPLTADNVSTLMQQALGFALPVEGLRYWLQPSVAPTSRARTTPDPQNPQRLSQIEQDGWTIDYVAYADAPGTGVKRVNLTREEPPLQIKLVLDQ, encoded by the coding sequence ATGGCAGATTTTTTCACTTCAGTTTCCCCAAAGGCCCATTCCGCTGCGCGCGCCGCCCGCTTTGTGCGGCGCGCGTCGCTTGGCGCAGCGGCAGCGGCGCTCCTCGTACTCGCGGGCTGCGCCACGCAACAACCGCCGCGCCAGCCATCCACGTCGAACGCCACGACCTCGCTCACCACGCAGACGAGCCGCGCCTATCATGGCCGTTTCGCTGTGCAGTATGTCGACCAGAACGGCCAGCAGCGCAACGCGTACGGCAACTTCGACTTGCGCGAGACCGATTCGACGGTGACGCTGCAACTGCTCAACCCGCTCGGCCAAACGCTCGCGCTCGTCACTTCCGCGCCGTCGCAAGCCACGCTGGAACTGCCTAACCGCCAGCCGCTCACGGCCGACAACGTGAGCACGCTCATGCAGCAGGCACTCGGCTTCGCACTGCCCGTGGAAGGGCTGCGCTACTGGCTGCAGCCTTCGGTCGCGCCCACGTCGCGCGCGCGCACCACGCCAGACCCGCAGAATCCGCAACGGCTTTCGCAGATCGAGCAGGACGGCTGGACCATCGATTACGTTGCCTATGCAGACGCGCCGGGCACGGGCGTGAAGCGCGTCAATCTCACACGCGAAGAGCCGCCGCTCCAGATCAAGCTCGTGCTCGACCAGTAA